From Halobacillus sp. Marseille-Q1614, the proteins below share one genomic window:
- a CDS encoding sugar ABC transporter ATP-binding protein — MVMQEKVKINSAAAMPILRMEGISKTFSGTTVLKNVYIDLYPGEVHALMGENGAGKSTLMKILSGVYVPDQDSGRITYKNQSVTWKDPLTARKRGIGVIHQELNLSPNLTISENILMGTKYPRNKFGMVRWEEVHKRAKEVLSSMGSDLKPETLVSTLSVAQQQMVEIARALSYKAEVLIMDEPTASLTDKEIDSLFTIIKDLRKQGVAIVYISHRMEEIFKISDRYTVLRDGEWIQSGPIHETNPDHLVSLMVGRDLKDLFQRSKSNYIKEEGKDKPALEVRNLSDSTFVKDLSFQIYPGEIVGFAGLVGAGRTELVRSIFGVSDIQQGEVWAGGQQVKIKSPIDAIKHGIALVPESRKEQGLFPDMSVKENILLAELKEHKKNLKINWKSLNRMADEYIQSLNIKTASPDQPISGLSGGNQQKAVIARWLSTNPKVLLLDEPTRGVDIGAKTEIHKIISELADAGLAVLMISSELPEVIGVSDRIFVMHEGRITGHLQKHEATQERIMYHATGGK, encoded by the coding sequence ATGGTTATGCAGGAAAAGGTGAAGATAAATTCAGCCGCAGCCATGCCTATCCTACGTATGGAAGGAATCAGCAAAACTTTTTCTGGCACTACGGTTTTGAAAAATGTATATATTGATCTTTACCCGGGTGAAGTTCACGCCTTAATGGGAGAGAACGGAGCCGGGAAATCTACGTTAATGAAAATATTATCTGGAGTCTACGTACCTGATCAGGACAGTGGCAGGATAACTTATAAAAATCAGTCAGTCACGTGGAAGGATCCGCTGACTGCCAGAAAGAGAGGGATTGGAGTTATTCATCAGGAACTCAACCTCTCTCCAAACTTGACCATTAGTGAAAACATTTTAATGGGAACGAAATACCCTCGAAACAAATTCGGCATGGTGCGATGGGAGGAAGTACATAAACGAGCAAAGGAAGTATTATCTTCCATGGGTTCAGATTTAAAGCCTGAAACCCTTGTCTCGACATTAAGTGTGGCCCAGCAGCAGATGGTGGAAATCGCAAGAGCCCTCTCGTACAAAGCGGAAGTCCTGATCATGGATGAGCCGACAGCATCTTTAACAGATAAAGAAATTGACAGCTTATTTACGATTATTAAAGACTTAAGAAAACAAGGCGTTGCCATCGTGTATATCTCCCATCGAATGGAAGAAATTTTTAAGATTTCAGACCGGTATACAGTATTGCGTGATGGGGAGTGGATTCAAAGTGGTCCTATCCATGAGACAAACCCAGATCATTTAGTCAGTTTAATGGTTGGCCGTGACTTAAAAGACCTATTTCAGCGTTCGAAAAGCAATTATATAAAAGAAGAAGGTAAAGATAAGCCTGCTTTAGAAGTGAGAAATTTAAGTGATTCCACATTTGTTAAAGACCTGTCTTTTCAGATCTATCCAGGAGAGATTGTAGGGTTTGCAGGACTGGTTGGAGCTGGCAGAACAGAGCTTGTCCGATCAATCTTCGGTGTTTCTGATATCCAGCAGGGAGAAGTCTGGGCAGGTGGACAGCAGGTGAAAATCAAATCACCAATTGATGCGATTAAACATGGTATAGCCCTCGTACCTGAAAGCCGCAAAGAACAAGGATTATTCCCTGATATGTCTGTGAAAGAGAATATTTTGCTCGCGGAATTAAAAGAGCATAAAAAGAATTTGAAGATTAATTGGAAGTCTTTAAACCGTATGGCAGACGAATATATTCAAAGCTTAAACATAAAGACAGCTTCACCCGATCAGCCCATTTCCGGCTTAAGCGGAGGAAATCAGCAAAAAGCTGTCATTGCCAGGTGGCTGTCAACTAACCCTAAAGTTCTTTTGCTTGATGAACCAACGCGTGGGGTAGATATCGGGGCCAAAACAGAAATTCATAAAATCATTTCAGAACTTGCAGATGCGGGGCTTGCGGTGTTGATGATCTCCTCTGAACTTCCGGAAGTCATAGGTGTAAGTGACCGGATTTTTGTGATGCATGAAGGACGGATCACCGGACACCTTCAAAAGCATGAAGCCACGCAAGAACGAATTATGTATCACGCAACGGGAGGTAAGTAA
- a CDS encoding substrate-binding domain-containing protein, translating into MKMKLNLILMIILMLFMAACSSNETSGQENESADKEEKVKIGLTLNNLANPFFVSMSEAAEDYADEVGAEIIVQAADADLAKQTSQIEDFITQGVDLILLNAVDSKGIAGAVAQADAAGIPVVSVDVGADGGIEGTVTSDNYQGGVLAAEYMIEDLGGKGNVVVIDGPPVTAVKDRIAGFEDTIKGTDIKVIAKQNGEGNREKGLQVMESILQANEPGTIDAVFANNDPVAIGAEIAQQQAGRQDEFYIVGVDGSPDVIEAMKKEGSSIAGTSAQHPDEMIKKAMDVGIQVLDGESVEEVIKIPVDLVTQDNVDSYEGW; encoded by the coding sequence ATGAAAATGAAGCTTAACTTAATTTTAATGATAATCCTTATGCTATTTATGGCAGCTTGTTCAAGTAATGAAACTTCCGGGCAGGAAAATGAAAGCGCTGACAAAGAAGAAAAAGTTAAAATCGGTTTAACTCTTAACAATTTAGCTAATCCATTTTTCGTATCAATGAGTGAAGCGGCAGAGGATTATGCCGATGAGGTTGGTGCTGAAATTATCGTGCAGGCGGCAGATGCTGATTTGGCCAAACAAACCTCTCAAATTGAGGACTTCATTACACAAGGTGTCGACCTCATCCTGCTGAATGCCGTGGATTCTAAAGGGATTGCAGGAGCAGTGGCTCAAGCAGATGCAGCTGGAATCCCTGTCGTTTCTGTGGATGTTGGTGCTGACGGAGGAATTGAGGGAACGGTAACTTCGGATAACTACCAGGGTGGGGTTCTGGCGGCTGAATATATGATTGAAGACCTTGGCGGGAAAGGGAATGTTGTTGTGATCGACGGCCCTCCTGTAACTGCTGTGAAAGATCGGATTGCCGGGTTTGAAGATACGATCAAAGGCACTGATATTAAAGTAATTGCGAAGCAGAATGGTGAAGGGAACCGTGAAAAAGGGTTACAGGTCATGGAAAGTATTTTGCAGGCCAACGAGCCGGGTACTATTGACGCTGTTTTTGCCAATAACGATCCTGTAGCAATCGGTGCAGAAATTGCCCAGCAGCAAGCCGGCCGACAAGATGAATTTTATATTGTCGGTGTTGATGGTTCGCCGGATGTTATTGAAGCGATGAAGAAAGAGGGAAGTTCAATTGCAGGTACTTCTGCTCAGCACCCTGATGAAATGATCAAAAAAGCCATGGACGTTGGAATACAAGTATTGGACGGCGAATCTGTAGAAGAAGTGATCAAAATTCCAGTAGATTTAGTGACGCAAGACAACGTAGATTCTTATGAAGGCTGGTAG
- a CDS encoding DeoR/GlpR family DNA-binding transcription regulator codes for MFMEERKAQILEYLRHMSRASVHDLSKQFNVSDSTIRRDLKELEETDNIKRTHGGAILLQPVSFEASIGDRKKDYISEKQAIAKKAVEFINPGDAILLDSGTTTFELVKELKSFTNLSIVTNSIIIMQELTDIPGLEVMLLGGNLRRETSALVGPFAEQSLNMIRIDKAFIGTNGLDLKEGMITTPNLTEARIKRMMITNSRHTILLTDHSKIGKVNFAKVADLAEIDFCIVDNHIPADFEEDMKRFDVNVHMVKV; via the coding sequence ATGTTTATGGAAGAACGTAAAGCGCAAATCCTTGAATACTTGCGCCATATGTCACGGGCCTCTGTCCATGACTTAAGTAAACAATTTAATGTTTCAGACTCTACGATTCGAAGGGATCTAAAGGAGTTAGAGGAAACAGATAATATAAAAAGAACTCACGGCGGTGCTATCCTTCTGCAGCCTGTCAGTTTTGAAGCATCGATCGGAGACAGAAAAAAAGATTATATTTCAGAAAAGCAGGCGATTGCTAAAAAAGCCGTAGAGTTTATCAACCCCGGCGATGCCATTCTATTAGATTCAGGAACTACCACATTTGAACTTGTGAAAGAGTTAAAATCCTTCACTAATCTCTCCATCGTTACCAACTCTATCATTATCATGCAGGAGTTAACCGATATTCCGGGATTAGAGGTAATGCTGCTAGGCGGAAATTTACGAAGGGAAACATCAGCATTAGTCGGGCCTTTTGCGGAGCAGTCTCTCAATATGATTCGAATTGATAAAGCCTTTATCGGGACGAACGGGCTGGACCTAAAAGAAGGGATGATTACCACCCCTAACCTTACCGAAGCGCGGATTAAGCGGATGATGATTACGAACTCCAGGCACACTATTTTATTGACCGATCATAGTAAAATTGGCAAAGTGAATTTTGCAAAAGTAGCTGATCTGGCAGAGATAGACTTTTGTATCGTAGACAACCATATACCGGCTGATTTTGAAGAGGACATGAAGCGTTTTGATGTAAATGTACATATGGTTAAAGTTTAA
- a CDS encoding n-acetylglutamate synthase: MIDYNNRTFISVENTENGEVSSKTYFHYYQEGRILYADYEGGDIVKGKLVGIVNADDTLEFRYNHINISNEIRGGKCKSTPVITNDGKIELHEEWQWIDQKQTEGRSVIREV, encoded by the coding sequence ATGATTGATTATAATAATCGAACGTTCATTTCTGTGGAAAATACGGAGAATGGGGAAGTCTCTTCAAAAACTTATTTTCACTATTACCAGGAGGGGCGCATTCTTTACGCAGATTACGAGGGCGGAGACATCGTAAAAGGAAAGCTGGTTGGAATTGTGAATGCAGATGATACATTAGAGTTCCGATACAACCACATTAACATCTCCAATGAAATAAGAGGAGGGAAATGTAAGTCCACGCCGGTAATAACGAATGATGGGAAAATAGAGCTCCATGAAGAGTGGCAATGGATCGACCAGAAGCAAACCGAAGGCAGATCGGTTATCAGAGAGGTTTAA
- the mmuM gene encoding homocysteine S-methyltransferase has product MSNQTSQKHNPIDSILQKYSLVILDGALATELEKHGCDLDDPLWSARVLLEKPEAIVQVHADYFRKGADVAITSSYQATIAGFAKRGIKKEEAIDLIKKTVHLARQARDEVWNEEEKTDRSKPLVAASVGPYGAYLADGSEYAGNYGVSDKCLADFHRPSMEALIEAGADLLAIETIPSFQEAQVLASLLEEFPGTSAWLSFSLRNGDAISDGTNLKRCAETFNDHNQIVAIGVNCAPVPSAIEAVKELRRNTVKPIIVYPNSGETYNPETKTWHGEEACDPFDIQSEAWYETGARIIGGCCRTTPEHIESLAKKWR; this is encoded by the coding sequence ATGTCGAACCAAACCAGTCAAAAGCACAATCCCATTGATTCAATTTTGCAAAAGTATTCCCTTGTCATTCTTGATGGGGCGTTAGCGACGGAATTAGAAAAGCACGGATGTGATTTGGATGATCCGCTTTGGTCAGCACGAGTCTTGCTGGAAAAGCCAGAAGCCATTGTCCAGGTACATGCGGATTATTTCCGCAAAGGAGCAGATGTAGCTATTACGTCAAGCTACCAGGCGACAATTGCTGGGTTTGCTAAGCGCGGTATTAAAAAAGAGGAAGCAATAGACTTAATTAAAAAGACGGTTCATCTAGCAAGACAGGCCAGAGATGAGGTTTGGAATGAGGAAGAAAAAACAGACCGTTCTAAACCTTTGGTTGCTGCCTCTGTAGGACCATATGGAGCCTATCTTGCAGATGGGTCTGAATACGCAGGGAACTACGGCGTGTCTGATAAATGTTTAGCAGATTTTCACCGTCCAAGTATGGAAGCCTTGATTGAAGCAGGGGCGGATCTTTTAGCTATAGAAACCATCCCGTCTTTTCAGGAAGCGCAAGTACTTGCTTCCTTACTGGAAGAATTTCCGGGTACATCTGCCTGGCTGTCTTTTTCCTTAAGAAATGGAGATGCCATAAGTGATGGTACGAATCTAAAGAGATGTGCAGAAACATTTAATGATCATAACCAGATCGTAGCCATTGGTGTAAATTGTGCCCCAGTCCCTTCTGCTATAGAAGCTGTGAAAGAACTGCGTAGAAACACAGTGAAGCCAATTATTGTTTATCCGAATTCAGGAGAAACTTATAATCCTGAAACGAAAACATGGCATGGGGAAGAAGCTTGTGACCCATTCGATATTCAGTCGGAAGCCTGGTATGAAACGGGCGCGCGCATCATTGGCGGGTGCTGCCGAACAACACCAGAGCATATTGAATCGCTAGCTAAGAAATGGAGATAA